In a single window of the Pseudomonas sp. B21-015 genome:
- a CDS encoding Tc toxin subunit A yields the protein MNASDNRPIHQLVKAVLGEERNDAGLPFDDYIAQNPSVFDLIKLGAGGLQKLGLGREQAHSLIARGNALALYMARVYREQSLRAAPTPDDEKALVPLPTYTEQFNPDINGAAPPGSPEHGASTTAYMVALREWVRDYIVPQGDPAQAIALEARRPDVDQLLIDEMAINHVQSRLEIASAVLEAQISSWSHIHYPTVKAYLRTIRFHNSLPYDHDWESLTHVVGEAVKKGALGDIIRRVDLDYPYFKNPGARGDRADVALQLSSGIGPLHLSLLLEDPYFPLNGAMANVPLWRVDPRTRLVDADPQKSADDFYPDNFGSLANFLESLRRLWVFKDATRLDQRKVDCLLGHGAFTPKLSANAPALGNPDVPLTGVTAGARYIHGGEAPAIDIVPSVVGARFELIHVGETNFEALEHRMDRINRKCRLDRMLQLPSHQVDQLLIAAMNAERRGTGEPSIWIRPNTLRCLGLFKELNTAYDCKAEEFAAFIDVLSVYGQDGQESHFDRVYNREAMYETNLRIDNVEFAIVPRTEAEQLTVHQICSALDINFETYRYLATVIAEAYGLKTHLQRSLAILSSFWRLVRLGRLFGLTPIESTALLQTLSEGEGLVAQLAGEPAVSSYGSGDGADALSAIRGLMSAAAWARDYDLPVLWLVQNVNPVYVPTVWSQAQEQFLRQLRSQAQPVLVEEATLLEEGAPLRDSHEQLVQWLALLSPLVDDNGLVIGRHGETETQYLARADAEIETIAKSVYSEDEDAPEREPLQNLIRTIVLRCRDEQRVVVEEGISVYLKLDSLLAAQVLSWAQGHVYDFLQEAMTLQPARLQQVLEKPDSFLQMLAELERRGRIADKLGLSPQMLATLLTGEQYQWFSLQSPYEISIRAVYYLAFYRRLITRARQPEEKMLDYLLQVNQLPDDLSEDGLRLVRDAAADKLATYFGCGIRHVLECAEHINHEIEGSDSPARPILRNLAHLDVLDRTLELARHGMDATAALRLGTLYPLDLEPAYALAAQSALESLARFNAMTTAQDSAEVGQSFTTRCVVDNPTLIANLPQEVAEFECLLLDFYGEPLKGVDIHWSTDLGAMLTPVTRTDHQGRAWARLQAGARMGTAHVSFNLPLYEPVYAPSVVIDCDEATLKFNSELSGLPPRDPVLAGRLWEQEMYAVLIDDYGNRGAHRQVAWSTTLGQIRPSQTYTDKDGLSRVWISSVRPGNATLAVGNVEGSHKLTFSRPIVFADKPRILDKPAVTAVAMVGHALPVRCQVVGLDGAPVAGEKVMWWTSVEPTKVEAASDTDGFSDFSVADPQSGDLTIYAQLGSDPVVEVKVWVASDAVIQNYSQVIRFPVAGATRPTLLWVDVKESSDADAKPVGNYPVLWKVNSTPPVEVSIATDAQGRAVYPFTSALPGLFVVTADLVLHPPLTQRFDLTVVRAFEWKVELIEIGLSGEIRVPITPGTDELTLFRNGHYRLEIAPADASQLRGSQGALGWSSDYSTQALGMVFTPPLATRFEFTDDPCQVEIRTADIRNGRFQLSLFCDRLNEALVIEGTLGKRPVTRRSSSTS from the coding sequence ATGAATGCATCCGACAATCGTCCGATCCACCAATTGGTCAAGGCTGTGCTGGGGGAGGAGCGCAATGATGCCGGCCTGCCTTTCGATGATTACATCGCGCAGAACCCCAGCGTGTTCGACTTGATAAAACTGGGCGCCGGCGGGTTGCAGAAGCTTGGCCTGGGCCGCGAACAGGCCCACTCGTTGATCGCCCGTGGCAATGCCCTGGCGTTGTACATGGCCAGGGTGTATCGCGAGCAGAGTCTGCGCGCTGCACCGACGCCAGACGATGAAAAGGCGTTGGTGCCGTTGCCCACGTACACGGAACAGTTCAACCCGGATATCAACGGCGCCGCCCCGCCAGGCAGCCCTGAGCACGGCGCTTCGACCACCGCTTACATGGTGGCTCTGCGTGAATGGGTACGAGACTACATCGTGCCGCAGGGCGATCCGGCCCAGGCCATCGCGCTGGAGGCGCGCCGGCCGGATGTGGATCAATTGCTGATCGACGAGATGGCGATCAACCACGTGCAGTCACGACTGGAAATCGCCAGCGCGGTGCTTGAGGCCCAGATATCGTCCTGGTCCCATATCCACTACCCGACCGTCAAGGCGTACCTGCGCACGATCCGTTTTCACAACAGCCTGCCCTATGACCACGACTGGGAAAGCCTCACTCATGTTGTCGGCGAAGCGGTGAAGAAGGGGGCGCTGGGGGACATCATTCGCCGGGTCGACCTGGATTACCCGTATTTCAAGAACCCGGGCGCCCGGGGCGATCGCGCCGATGTGGCCTTGCAACTGAGCAGCGGCATCGGGCCGCTGCATTTGTCGTTGCTGCTGGAAGACCCGTACTTTCCCTTGAATGGCGCGATGGCCAACGTGCCGTTGTGGAGGGTGGATCCACGTACACGGCTGGTCGATGCGGATCCGCAAAAGTCCGCCGACGATTTCTATCCCGACAACTTTGGCAGCCTGGCGAATTTCCTCGAAAGCCTGCGCAGGCTGTGGGTTTTCAAGGATGCAACACGCCTCGATCAACGCAAGGTCGATTGCTTGCTGGGGCATGGTGCCTTTACGCCCAAACTGTCGGCCAACGCCCCGGCGCTGGGTAACCCGGATGTGCCGCTGACGGGGGTCACGGCAGGTGCCCGTTATATCCATGGGGGGGAAGCCCCGGCTATCGATATCGTGCCAAGCGTCGTGGGGGCTCGGTTCGAGCTGATTCATGTGGGCGAGACGAATTTCGAGGCTCTGGAACACCGCATGGACCGGATCAATCGCAAGTGCCGGCTGGATCGCATGCTGCAGTTGCCCAGCCATCAGGTCGATCAACTGCTCATCGCAGCGATGAACGCCGAACGTCGTGGCACCGGGGAACCGTCGATCTGGATTCGCCCCAATACCCTGCGTTGTCTGGGGCTGTTCAAGGAGTTGAACACGGCTTACGACTGTAAGGCCGAAGAGTTCGCGGCGTTCATCGACGTGCTGTCGGTGTACGGCCAGGACGGGCAAGAGTCGCACTTTGATCGGGTGTACAACCGAGAGGCGATGTATGAAACAAACCTGCGCATCGACAATGTCGAGTTTGCCATCGTGCCGCGCACCGAAGCCGAACAGCTGACGGTGCATCAGATTTGCAGCGCGCTGGACATCAACTTCGAGACCTACCGCTACCTGGCCACGGTGATCGCCGAGGCCTATGGCCTCAAGACACACTTGCAGCGCAGCTTGGCGATTCTTTCCAGTTTCTGGCGTCTGGTGCGGCTGGGCCGATTGTTCGGGCTGACGCCTATCGAGTCGACCGCGCTGCTGCAAACCCTGAGCGAAGGCGAAGGCCTGGTGGCGCAATTGGCGGGTGAGCCAGCGGTGTCCAGCTACGGCTCGGGAGACGGCGCGGATGCGTTGAGCGCCATCCGCGGGCTAATGAGCGCTGCGGCATGGGCCCGCGACTACGATTTACCGGTGCTGTGGTTGGTGCAAAACGTCAACCCTGTGTATGTGCCGACCGTTTGGTCGCAGGCCCAGGAGCAGTTTCTGCGGCAATTGCGCAGCCAGGCACAGCCGGTATTGGTGGAGGAGGCCACGCTGCTGGAGGAAGGTGCCCCATTGCGGGACAGTCATGAGCAGCTCGTCCAGTGGCTGGCGCTGCTGAGCCCTTTGGTGGACGACAACGGCTTGGTGATCGGGCGCCATGGCGAGACCGAGACCCAGTATCTGGCGCGTGCCGACGCAGAGATCGAAACGATCGCCAAGTCTGTCTATTCGGAAGATGAGGACGCCCCTGAACGTGAGCCTCTGCAGAACCTCATTCGCACCATCGTGCTGCGTTGCCGGGACGAGCAGCGGGTGGTGGTGGAGGAAGGCATTTCGGTTTATCTGAAACTGGATTCGTTGCTGGCCGCGCAGGTGTTGTCCTGGGCCCAGGGGCACGTGTATGACTTTTTGCAAGAAGCCATGACGCTGCAGCCTGCACGCCTGCAACAGGTGCTGGAGAAACCGGACTCATTCCTGCAAATGCTTGCGGAGCTGGAGCGGCGCGGCAGGATTGCCGACAAGCTTGGGCTGAGTCCGCAAATGCTCGCCACACTGCTGACGGGCGAACAGTATCAATGGTTCAGTCTGCAGAGCCCGTACGAGATCTCGATCCGGGCAGTGTACTACCTGGCGTTCTACCGCCGGCTGATTACCCGGGCCCGCCAGCCCGAGGAAAAAATGCTCGACTACCTGCTTCAGGTCAACCAGTTGCCCGACGACCTGAGTGAGGACGGATTGCGCCTGGTTCGTGATGCCGCCGCCGACAAACTGGCCACCTATTTCGGCTGCGGGATCCGGCATGTGCTCGAATGCGCCGAGCACATCAATCACGAGATCGAAGGCAGCGATAGCCCGGCCCGGCCCATTCTGCGCAATCTGGCGCACCTTGATGTGCTGGATCGCACATTGGAGCTGGCCAGGCACGGGATGGATGCCACGGCAGCGCTGCGCCTGGGCACGTTGTACCCGCTGGATCTGGAACCGGCCTATGCCTTGGCCGCGCAAAGCGCGCTGGAAAGCCTGGCCCGATTCAATGCCATGACCACCGCCCAGGATTCGGCGGAAGTCGGGCAGAGTTTCACCACCCGCTGCGTGGTGGACAACCCGACCCTGATCGCGAACCTGCCACAGGAAGTGGCGGAGTTCGAATGCTTGCTGCTCGACTTTTACGGTGAGCCGCTCAAGGGCGTGGACATTCACTGGTCGACAGACCTTGGGGCGATGCTCACGCCGGTGACCCGCACCGATCATCAGGGGCGGGCCTGGGCCCGGCTCCAGGCGGGGGCGCGGATGGGCACCGCCCATGTGTCGTTCAATTTGCCGCTGTATGAGCCGGTGTATGCCCCATCGGTGGTGATCGACTGCGATGAGGCGACCCTGAAGTTCAATTCCGAGTTGAGCGGGCTGCCGCCCCGAGATCCGGTGTTGGCGGGGCGTCTGTGGGAGCAAGAGATGTACGCTGTGCTGATCGACGATTATGGCAACCGGGGGGCTCATCGTCAGGTGGCCTGGTCCACCACGCTGGGGCAAATCCGCCCCAGCCAGACGTACACCGACAAGGATGGCCTGAGCCGGGTGTGGATCTCCAGCGTCAGGCCGGGTAATGCCACCCTTGCGGTCGGCAACGTGGAGGGCAGCCACAAGCTCACCTTCAGTCGTCCCATTGTGTTTGCCGACAAGCCACGGATTCTCGACAAGCCCGCTGTTACCGCGGTGGCGATGGTCGGGCATGCCTTGCCGGTACGCTGCCAGGTTGTCGGGCTCGACGGTGCACCCGTTGCGGGCGAGAAGGTGATGTGGTGGACGAGTGTCGAACCGACCAAAGTCGAGGCGGCCAGCGATACGGACGGGTTCTCCGATTTTTCGGTGGCCGATCCGCAGTCCGGCGATCTGACGATCTATGCACAACTGGGCTCTGATCCCGTGGTCGAGGTCAAGGTGTGGGTGGCGAGTGACGCCGTGATCCAGAACTATTCGCAAGTCATTCGCTTCCCGGTGGCCGGCGCGACGCGGCCGACGTTGCTGTGGGTGGATGTGAAGGAGTCGAGCGACGCGGATGCGAAGCCGGTTGGCAATTATCCGGTGTTGTGGAAGGTCAATTCGACACCACCCGTGGAGGTGTCCATTGCGACCGATGCGCAAGGTCGAGCGGTGTATCCGTTCACGTCGGCGTTGCCTGGCCTATTTGTCGTGACCGCCGATCTGGTGCTTCATCCACCGCTCACGCAACGGTTCGATTTGACTGTCGTTCGCGCCTTCGAATGGAAAGTCGAGCTGATCGAGATTGGGCTCAGCGGCGAAATCCGTGTGCCGATCACCCCCGGCACCGACGAGCTCACCCTGTTCCGAAATGGCCATTACCGCCTCGAAATCGCTCCGGCCGACGCCTCGCAACTCCGGGGCAGCCAGGGTGCGCTGGGGTGGAGTTCCGACTATTCCACCCAGGCGCTGGGCATGGTGTTCACCCCACCTTTGGCCACGCGTTTCGAGTTCACCGATGACCCCTGTCAGGTGGAGATCCGCACCGCCGACATCCGAAACGGTCGGTTCCAGCTGAGCCTGTTCTGCGACCGCTTGAATGAGGCACTGGTGATCGAAGGCACCTTGGGCAAACGCCCCGTCACCCGACGTTCATCGTCGACATCATGA
- a CDS encoding neuraminidase-like domain-containing protein yields METLQINELTQRYTAAMVEAVLGQKLWSGAVTLRTSEELSEYLMLDVQDSAQLEATRISSTVRTLQQHIQSVYSGMEKGYENGHFEEEDLQYWYGILSHYSTWSANVLLKDQAENYIVPSLRLNKTTLFLALENSLNQMRLSTGSVQRGLMEYTQAFQRICDLDVLSGYIDGANVQDARYYLIGQERTAPFAYYLRSVNVELDNASKKINPAAWGEWQKIDIATTGTVVDIRCVNWLGLPVLVWCEWRERQVDSNGVVQTPWSLEIKLSFSSLNGQWSAPLSLHQRDCEYDVSNGRLTVVSLGDGDPKDDRLAVCYTNRHGLDGRASFHEIEIHETRDALFRKVADDTATLLTMTFGRFRNAASLQQKVVPQDYSTVTITSAVETSGSINANFFLDAVYTREQGADSNFYEVLRVRGRCDAVQENGRVLQRMSISWRAVTEDTSVDISIVDAGEKQLRITLTTREKPSQAYDVQLPKDASKETVHSFAAADFKETSVGDGIWVAEAVATLSATALTYLLGRTQDEIRAGAGFFITGLGDAVLNEQNQVVPRVLYAPVVFKLNMHQSTEADPLPWISTGVLDGQYATPWRTYSRETASLGVNNFPIGSNIDFFFGEADEGQKGYGRNKFSVLLNERPRLYTTPSLDKSSAEGAQFLSFNNSQQVLKYSRVNSTFGPVLTSRAAVSVDALLSWDTQHVDEPLMPDGTIEENGPFDGCNGLYFWELFFHTPDLVGSRLSAEGRYHEAQSWYEYVFNPLAREVKPSESPQPDDPVVIPAPAYWRCRPLQNENIDSSYERAAPSDPDAIGYTAPIHFKIAIFLRYVENLIEWGDGLYRHLDYDSMVHAALNYSRARTLIGEEPVTETASTWQPKPLKDVLTSVSVRDPLKAFEADFELSLADLPTGMLTTPRFDLLGSGVFRPGLNERPKALWDLLDARLNNLRNNRSIDGQPLSIPLFSPTMDPLELLRAQANGTLGTFRNPGGQVQVVPYKWQTVHNLALQGVEFLIQQEDQLRSWLEQRDRGELEELQQGHMIELADYARSIHEATIAQLEATAASLRQSESMIKARAQHYQNLIDEGVSEAEYGVLEKNRIARYVAGGAGAFRAAGAALDLAPNIFGTSNGGMRLAAVPYAFAEVAQLTADLTMREAEEASIIEQQRRRQQEWELVRDQSNAEARVLREQLLAQDHAISAARASLQQTEIANHQAKAVYAFYKNRSTGLELSNWVVGQVKTLIYQVYDVVAGLCLCAETCWQYEMADYKTRFIRPDVWMDTCHGFTTGASLKLDLLRMAAARIKRDERRLQLVKTISLKTLMGEVKWKEGLDIGKLEFELNERLFDQDYPGHYCRQVQGLSLTFPGLLGPYQNICATLVQISSATTLEPEIKAVEHLHGVDGATPVPGSLVQNLRPYQQIGLSLGLDDNGIVDAVDDDRYAPFEKTGAHASYVLTFPRHGQPSQASLLQSLTDVILTLRYQARDGGANFATAVEGLLKSTSETSSPDQATGTTRARKTQP; encoded by the coding sequence ATGGAAACGCTGCAAATCAATGAGCTGACGCAACGTTACACGGCGGCAATGGTGGAAGCGGTGCTGGGTCAGAAGCTATGGTCAGGCGCCGTCACCCTGCGTACCTCCGAGGAATTGAGCGAATATCTGATGCTCGATGTCCAGGACAGTGCGCAATTGGAGGCCACCCGGATTTCCTCGACCGTGCGGACGTTGCAGCAACATATCCAGTCGGTCTACAGCGGCATGGAAAAGGGGTACGAAAACGGCCATTTCGAAGAGGAGGATTTGCAGTACTGGTACGGGATTCTGAGTCACTACAGCACGTGGTCGGCCAATGTGTTGCTCAAGGATCAGGCGGAAAACTACATTGTCCCGTCACTGCGCCTGAACAAAACCACGCTGTTTCTGGCGCTGGAAAACAGCCTTAATCAGATGCGCCTGAGTACCGGGTCGGTGCAAAGGGGCTTGATGGAGTACACCCAGGCCTTCCAGCGCATCTGTGATCTTGACGTGCTCAGCGGCTACATCGACGGGGCGAACGTTCAGGACGCACGCTATTACCTGATCGGGCAGGAACGGACAGCGCCGTTTGCTTACTACTTGCGCAGTGTCAACGTCGAGCTGGACAACGCCAGCAAAAAAATCAACCCGGCTGCCTGGGGTGAATGGCAGAAGATCGATATCGCCACCACCGGCACCGTAGTGGACATCCGCTGCGTGAATTGGCTGGGGCTCCCGGTTTTGGTCTGGTGTGAATGGCGAGAGCGCCAGGTCGATAGCAACGGCGTGGTGCAGACACCCTGGTCGCTGGAAATCAAACTGTCCTTCAGCTCCCTGAACGGTCAGTGGTCGGCGCCGCTGTCGCTGCATCAGCGTGACTGCGAGTACGACGTGTCCAATGGCCGATTGACCGTTGTGTCACTGGGCGACGGTGATCCGAAGGACGATCGATTGGCCGTTTGTTACACCAACCGCCACGGCCTGGACGGGCGGGCATCGTTCCATGAAATCGAAATTCATGAAACCCGCGATGCGTTGTTCCGCAAGGTGGCCGATGACACCGCGACCCTGCTGACGATGACCTTTGGCCGTTTCAGGAACGCGGCGAGCCTGCAACAAAAGGTGGTGCCACAGGATTATTCGACGGTCACCATTACCAGCGCTGTGGAAACGTCAGGCTCAATCAATGCGAATTTTTTTCTGGATGCCGTCTATACCCGCGAGCAAGGGGCGGACAGCAACTTTTATGAGGTGCTCAGGGTTCGGGGACGCTGCGATGCCGTGCAGGAAAACGGTCGTGTACTGCAGCGCATGTCGATCAGTTGGAGGGCGGTGACGGAGGATACGTCTGTCGACATCAGCATTGTCGATGCCGGCGAGAAGCAGTTGCGAATCACGCTGACCACGCGGGAAAAGCCGTCGCAGGCTTATGACGTGCAACTGCCCAAAGATGCCAGCAAGGAAACGGTCCATTCATTCGCTGCCGCCGACTTCAAGGAAACATCGGTCGGTGACGGGATTTGGGTGGCAGAAGCCGTGGCCACGCTTTCTGCGACTGCATTGACGTATCTGCTTGGAAGAACGCAAGACGAGATTCGGGCCGGCGCCGGATTTTTCATCACCGGCCTGGGTGATGCCGTGTTGAATGAGCAAAATCAGGTGGTGCCGAGGGTTCTCTATGCCCCTGTGGTCTTCAAACTCAACATGCATCAATCGACTGAAGCTGATCCACTGCCCTGGATCTCGACCGGCGTACTGGACGGTCAATACGCGACCCCTTGGCGGACCTATAGCCGGGAAACCGCATCGTTGGGGGTTAACAATTTTCCCATTGGTTCGAATATTGACTTTTTTTTCGGTGAGGCGGATGAGGGCCAAAAAGGATACGGGCGCAACAAGTTCTCCGTCTTGTTGAACGAGAGACCGCGCCTTTACACCACCCCGTCCCTCGACAAGAGCAGCGCCGAGGGGGCGCAGTTTCTGAGTTTCAACAACAGCCAACAGGTGCTCAAGTACTCACGGGTGAACTCCACGTTCGGCCCCGTGCTGACCAGCCGGGCGGCAGTGTCGGTCGATGCGTTGCTTTCCTGGGACACCCAGCATGTGGACGAGCCGCTCATGCCCGATGGAACGATTGAGGAAAACGGGCCATTCGACGGCTGCAACGGTTTGTACTTCTGGGAGCTGTTTTTCCATACACCGGATCTGGTGGGTTCACGCTTGTCGGCGGAAGGCCGTTACCACGAAGCGCAGAGTTGGTACGAGTACGTCTTCAACCCCTTGGCGCGCGAGGTCAAGCCGTCGGAGAGCCCGCAGCCCGATGATCCGGTGGTGATTCCGGCACCGGCGTACTGGCGCTGCCGTCCGCTGCAAAACGAGAATATTGATAGTTCGTATGAACGTGCGGCGCCGTCGGATCCGGACGCGATCGGTTATACCGCACCGATTCACTTCAAGATCGCCATTTTTCTGCGTTATGTGGAAAACCTGATCGAGTGGGGGGACGGCCTCTATCGCCACCTGGATTACGACAGCATGGTTCACGCCGCGCTGAACTACAGCAGGGCACGGACGTTGATCGGCGAAGAACCGGTCACTGAAACGGCCAGCACATGGCAACCGAAGCCACTCAAAGACGTGCTGACGAGTGTCAGCGTGCGCGACCCCCTGAAAGCCTTCGAAGCCGACTTTGAACTTAGCCTGGCCGATCTGCCCACCGGCATGCTGACCACGCCGCGTTTCGACCTGTTGGGCTCAGGTGTGTTTCGCCCCGGGCTCAATGAGCGTCCCAAAGCCTTGTGGGACCTGCTCGACGCGCGGCTGAACAACTTGCGCAACAACCGCTCGATCGACGGTCAGCCGCTGTCGATTCCGCTGTTCAGCCCGACCATGGATCCGTTGGAGCTGTTGCGGGCGCAAGCCAATGGCACTCTGGGGACGTTCCGCAACCCTGGGGGGCAGGTGCAGGTCGTGCCTTACAAATGGCAAACCGTGCATAACCTGGCACTGCAGGGCGTGGAGTTTCTGATCCAGCAAGAGGATCAGCTCAGGTCATGGCTGGAGCAGCGTGACCGGGGCGAATTGGAGGAGTTGCAACAAGGCCACATGATCGAATTGGCTGACTATGCCCGCTCGATCCACGAGGCGACGATCGCCCAGCTTGAGGCCACCGCTGCGTCGTTGCGGCAAAGCGAAAGCATGATCAAGGCCCGCGCGCAGCACTATCAGAACTTGATCGATGAAGGGGTTTCCGAGGCTGAGTACGGCGTTCTGGAAAAAAACAGGATTGCCCGGTATGTCGCCGGGGGTGCTGGGGCATTTCGGGCCGCAGGGGCGGCACTGGATCTGGCTCCCAATATCTTTGGGACATCCAACGGCGGTATGCGTCTGGCGGCTGTCCCGTACGCTTTCGCGGAGGTGGCTCAGTTGACGGCGGATCTGACGATGCGCGAAGCCGAAGAGGCCAGCATCATTGAGCAGCAGAGGCGGCGCCAGCAAGAATGGGAGCTGGTGCGCGACCAGTCCAATGCCGAGGCACGGGTGTTGCGCGAGCAACTGCTGGCCCAGGATCACGCGATCAGCGCCGCCCGGGCCAGTCTGCAACAGACTGAAATAGCCAATCATCAGGCCAAGGCGGTGTACGCGTTCTACAAGAACCGCAGTACTGGCCTGGAGTTGAGCAACTGGGTCGTTGGGCAAGTGAAGACTTTGATCTACCAGGTTTACGACGTGGTCGCCGGCCTGTGCCTGTGTGCCGAAACCTGTTGGCAGTATGAAATGGCTGACTACAAGACCCGTTTTATCCGCCCGGATGTCTGGATGGACACCTGCCACGGGTTCACGACCGGTGCTTCGCTGAAGCTGGATCTGCTGAGGATGGCGGCTGCGCGCATCAAGCGCGACGAGCGCCGGCTGCAGTTGGTGAAAACGATTTCCCTCAAGACGCTGATGGGCGAGGTCAAGTGGAAGGAGGGCTTAGATATAGGGAAGCTGGAATTCGAGCTGAACGAAAGACTCTTCGATCAAGACTACCCGGGCCACTACTGCCGTCAGGTCCAAGGGTTGTCACTGACCTTCCCCGGTCTGTTGGGGCCTTACCAGAACATTTGCGCCACGCTGGTGCAAATCAGCAGCGCCACGACTCTTGAGCCGGAAATCAAGGCTGTCGAACACTTGCACGGTGTAGATGGGGCCACGCCGGTTCCGGGTTCTCTGGTGCAGAACCTGCGTCCTTACCAGCAGATAGGGTTGTCTTTGGGGCTGGACGACAACGGCATTGTCGATGCTGTGGATGATGACCGTTACGCACCTTTTGAAAAAACGGGCGCCCATGCCAGTTATGTCTTGACGTTCCCCAGGCATGGCCAGCCTTCCCAAGCGAGTCTTCTGCAGTCATTGACGGACGTCATTCTGACGCTGAGATATCAAGCCCGGGATGGCGGGGCGAACTTCGCCACCGCTGTTGAGGGCTTGCTCAAATCTACCTCCGAAACCAGTTCGCCCGATCAGGCCACGGGTACCACACGCGCAAGGAAGACGCAGCCATGA
- a CDS encoding DUF58 domain-containing protein gives MKPSRLLLIWLAVLLAIGIVPGTLRALDIEVPSSLLSINWGLLLALLALATLDAIRLKRLPSPRVQRQMPGSLALGRWGEVRLEIAHDFAQPLNIQIFDHVPNGLDFEHLPLSVELQPGQHSQIGYRLRPLKRGHFTFERCEISLPSPMGLWSDKRLLNVTDNTRVYPDFARLYGGQLLAVDNWLSQLGVRQRQRRGLGLEFHQLREFREGDSLRQIDWKATARQRTPIAREYQDERDQQIIFMLDCGRQMRSQDDELSHFDHALNACLLLSYVALRQGDAVGLSTFASEQPRYLAPVKGTEHLTVLLNTVYDVDSSRRTADYQAAANQLLARQKRRALVILITNLRDEDDEQLLTAVKRLNLQHRVLVASLRENVLDEIRHRPVQTLDEALAYCGTVDYLNASAQRHERLSAHGVAVLQARPGDLGAELVTRYLSWKKAGAF, from the coding sequence ATGAAACCCTCGCGCCTGCTGCTGATCTGGCTCGCCGTGCTGCTGGCCATCGGCATCGTGCCGGGCACACTGCGGGCACTGGACATCGAGGTTCCATCGAGCCTTTTATCGATCAACTGGGGATTGCTGCTGGCGCTGCTGGCCTTGGCGACACTCGACGCCATCCGCCTCAAGCGCCTGCCCTCGCCCCGCGTGCAACGGCAGATGCCCGGCAGCCTGGCGCTCGGTCGATGGGGTGAGGTGCGCCTGGAGATCGCACATGATTTTGCCCAGCCATTGAACATTCAAATCTTCGACCATGTACCGAACGGCCTGGACTTCGAACACCTTCCCCTGTCGGTCGAGCTTCAACCCGGTCAGCACAGCCAGATCGGCTATCGTTTGCGCCCCCTGAAACGCGGTCACTTCACCTTCGAACGCTGCGAAATCAGCCTGCCAAGTCCAATGGGCCTGTGGTCCGACAAACGCCTGCTGAACGTGACCGACAACACCCGCGTCTACCCCGACTTCGCCCGTCTCTATGGCGGCCAGCTGTTGGCGGTGGATAACTGGTTAAGCCAGCTCGGCGTGCGCCAACGCCAACGACGCGGCCTGGGGCTGGAGTTTCATCAACTGCGCGAATTCAGAGAAGGCGACAGCCTACGGCAAATCGACTGGAAGGCCACCGCCCGACAACGCACGCCGATTGCCCGGGAGTACCAGGACGAGCGTGACCAGCAGATTATCTTCATGCTCGATTGCGGTCGGCAAATGCGTAGCCAGGACGATGAGCTGTCGCATTTTGATCACGCGCTCAATGCCTGCCTGTTGCTGAGCTACGTGGCCCTGCGCCAGGGTGACGCCGTCGGCCTGAGCACCTTTGCCAGCGAACAGCCGCGCTACCTCGCCCCGGTCAAAGGCACCGAACACCTCACGGTGTTGCTCAATACCGTCTACGACGTCGACAGCAGTCGACGAACCGCCGACTACCAGGCTGCGGCGAATCAATTACTGGCCAGACAGAAGCGCCGGGCTCTGGTGATACTGATCACCAACCTGCGCGACGAAGACGATGAGCAATTGCTGACCGCCGTCAAACGCCTCAATCTGCAGCATCGTGTGCTCGTGGCGAGCCTTCGGGAAAACGTGCTCGATGAAATACGCCATCGCCCGGTGCAGACTCTGGACGAAGCACTGGCCTATTGCGGGACGGTGGATTACCTGAACGCAAGCGCGCAACGCCATGAGCGCTTGAGTGCTCATGGCGTTGCGGTGCTGCAAGCCCGGCCTGGGGACTTGGGGGCCGAGCTGGTGACGCGGTATTTGAGCTGGAAGAAAGCGGGAGCCTTCTAA